The stretch of DNA AAATTAATTCTTTTTCACGGTCGCTTATGTTAAGTTGAGTAACTTTTTCTATATTCTTTCTAAGATTGTCTTTGCCAAATGGCGTATCCGAACCCAAAATTACTTTACCTGCTCCGAAATGATCAATTGCCATGTATATTCTTTTTAAACTGATTAAAGGTGCAGGGGATATTTCAAAGTATAAATTGTTAAGTATCGTTTTATGCTTAATAAAACTTTCCAAACCAATCAGATGAGCGATTATAAAATTGACTTTTGAATATTTTCTTGCAATATCTATAAATTTTAGGATGTTACCAGTAGAGCGTAAGTGAATAAAAATTGGTATTTCTTTTTCCCGGGCAAAATTTATTATAACTTCCAATCCTGGTGAAGCGTACTCAAAGCTTTGGGTACATTGATGTAGCTTAATACCATTAAAACCCCAGGAGTTAAACTTTTCATGTAAATCAGTATCTATTTGATTTGAACTGGGATCAGCCAAAAAAAACTGAATTATTCTGTCAGGATACTTTAAGTATAAAGAATAAACATATTCGTTCCTTTGCATAATATCATCCGGCTGCTGAATTTTTGACAGTAACTTGATAATCTTATTTGCGCTAAGCAGAATATCCGTGGTACTAAAAATTTTAGCTAACCCCGGTATATAATTATAATTCTTTGGCCCATTATTAACCCCGGGGCAAAGCACTACTTTGTCCACATTTAGCTCATTTAATTTGGCAATAATTTTTTCCGATGCGAAGAATTCACCGCAGGAATGGGCATGACCATCAATAATCATTTCCGAGACCCCCACTCTTAATAAATTAGTAGTTATTACCATATCCAACAATCGGTTTATAACATTTTTTCTTACAACCACATACTTATAACGGCGGTTTCCAGTTCTTCGGCGGCTTTTATGGAAGCAAGAAAAAAAATAGTAATTTGATGATTAGTACTCTCCTGTTTAACGCCCCCTGCGGGGTTTTTACTTTTTGATAGATTACCCAAACTTTTCAGCATGAAAACTCAACCAATATATGTAACATTTACCTTTTATAAGAATAATATAATAATAAATTTAGGGGTGGTTGTTATGGGATATGGTTTATTTAGAGCTTTTTCCCTTTATCCAGCAGGGCAACGTACCCATGTGTAAGTTAATTGATAAAAATACCTGGGTAATTAATTTTACCCAGGTATCTTATCGTGAAAATACCCTTATTTTTATACCATAATACGTAAAATAAGCAATTTTGCTACATGTCTTTTATCTTGCGAAAAATGATTTCACCCTCATTCGTATAATCTCTGAGGCTTTGGGATCACTTAATATCAACAAGATCAGGATTAGGAATAATAAAAAGGGATTAGCTTGTAAACTTGGCAACACTGATCACCCCCATAATAATTTTACATAATAAATGACTTTTTTTATGTTATTTCAGTTAAATGTTATTTGTTACTAATAATTGCTATTTTTGGCTCTAATCTTTTGCCGTTTTTTAAACGCTAGTATAACCTTAGAACCTCTTTCCCCCACCGGCATCATGCCTGATCTTGAACGGGTTAGGTGACAGGATTTCTTTCACCCCATTGGCTCGGCAGACATGCCGGACAAACTAAAAAATGCGCCCGGACTATACCCAGCGCATTCTATTTACTTTTATACTTATGCCGAACTACAGTAATTGAAGCATCAACCTTCGAACACCGGGGTGCTAAGGTACCGCTCGCCGGTATCGGGCAAAATTGTGAGTACAGTTTTACCCGGTCCCAGTTTTCGACCTACGGTTACCGCAGCATGTACAGCAGCACCACCGGAAAAACCCACCAGCAATCCTTCTTCCCTGGCTAAACGCCTGGTCATGTTAAACGCATCTTCATCGGATACGGCAAAAGGCGCATCCACCAGTGATAGATCCAGGTTAGCAGGTACAAAACCGTCCCCTATACCCTGAATACCGTGGCGTCCCGGTTCACCCCCGGATAGCACCGCTGACTTCTTAGGCTCTACAGCATAAACTTTAATTTTAGGAAACTTATCTTTCAACACCCGGGCCACTCCTGTAAGGGTACCGCCCGTGCCTACACCGGCCACATAAGCGTCAATGTCACCATCAACCTGCTCCAATATTTCCTTGGCCGTGGTTTGTTCGTGGAACGCCGGGTTATCCGGGTTAGTAAACTGGTCGGGCATCCAAGCCCCGGGTATTTGCTTGACTATTTCCCGGGCCTTTTGCACAGCCCCGTCAACATCCTCAGCGGCAGGTGTCAGCACCACCTCAGCCCCGTAAGCACGGGCCAGTTTTCTCCTCTCCTCGCTCATTGAATCAGGCATGACAACAATCACCCGGTAACCTTTAACCGCGCCCACCATGGCCAGTGCAATGCCCTGGTTTCCGCTGGTAGGCTCCACAATAACGGTGCCCGGCTGGATTATCCCCGCCTTTTCAGCGGCAACGACCATGCCCAGTGCCGCCCTGGCCTTGGCGCTACCGCTGGGATTGACCATCTCAAGCTTGGCTAGTATTTGAGCCCCGCAGCCATTAATCACTTTGCTTAACCTAACCACCGGGGTGTGGCCCACGATTTCCAGGACATTGTTAAAAATATTGCCCACTATCTGATTCTTCCCTTCCATTTATTTGTTGACAGATGCTCACAGTGCTATTTACAATCTATATGGAGGTATTTACATTGTCTAATAACAATCCTAACGATGCTTATTTGGCTATTAGAACCATCATTGAAATCACCAGGACATATGATACGCTGGAAGATATAATGGGCCGGCACTTTGCCCGCTTTGGCCTGTCCCAGCCCAAGTTTAACGCCATGATGCAAATGCGCCAGGCTGGTGACCAGGGTCTCGCTTTGTCCGAACTGGGTGAGCGCATGCTGGTAACCAGAGCCAACATCACCGGACTAATCGACCGCATGGAAAGGGATGGGCTTGTTGTACGGGAAGCCGACCCCAAAGACCGGCGCGTATACAGAGCCAGACTTACAGTCAAGGCGACCAACCTGCTGAATGACATACTACCCATACATGCAGATTTTACCCGCCAGGTGATGTCGGTTTTAAGCATAGCTGAAAAAACTAAATTAACCGAATTATTACACAAGCTACGTATAGAAATGGAAAAAATATAATATAACGCAGCAAATTAATCTGCTGCGTCTATTTTTTTGCCTGCCTTTAATTGTAGCACTTTATCCCAGATAACCTCACTAAGTGCCAGCTTGTCCATAAGCGGTAGTGGCTCCACCGAACCATCGGGATATAATATATTTACAACATTGGTATCTGATCCAAACCCGGCACCTGTCTTGGTGACATCGTTGGCTACCAGCATATCCAAATTCTTTTTATTTATTTTCTCTCGAGCGTTGTTGATTAAATCCTCGGTTTCGGCAGCAAATCCCACCAGTAGTTGGTGCTTTTTTTGTTTGCCCAGCTCCATTAAAATGTCCGGGTTTTTTTCCAGCTCCAGCACCAAATCGGCATTATTTTTTTTAATTTTCTGTGCGGCCACGACCCTGGGACGGTAGTCAGCAACAGCGGCCGCCTTAATCACCACGTCCATCCGGGGATATAGGTCCATGACCGCCTGGTACATTTGCTCCGCTGTTTCCACGTTAATTATATTGACTCCGTCTGGCACCGCCAGCCGGGTGGGAGCAGACACCAGGTAAACTTCGGCCCCCCTGTTAGAAGCCGTTTCAGCCAGCGCATAGCCCATTTTTCCGGAACTGCGATTGCTAATATACCTTACCGGGTCTATTGGCTCGCGGGTCCCTCCGGCAGTAACCAGAACTTTACTCCAGGCCAAATCTTTGTTCGGTTTCAGTACATTCTTAATCTGTTCCATTATCACCGCCACATCTGCCAACCGTCCCGGACCCTCATCCCCGCAGGCCTGACGTCCCACAGCAGGATCCACCACCTTAAAGCCCAACCGGCGCAGTTGATTAAGGTTATCCTGCACCACCCGGTTACGGTACATGTACACATTCATTGCAGGACAAACCAGCACGGGGCAAACCATGGCCAGCACCGTAGTAGTAAGCAAATCATCGGCCAGACCACAAGCAATTTTGGCTATGATATTGGCGGTGGCTGGCACTATTAGTGCCATGTCCGCCCGGCGGGCCAGTTCAAGGTGCGGGTAGCGCCAGCCCGGCGGAGTTTCAAAGGTATCGACGTGCACGCGGTGGCCTGATATGGCTTCAAATGCCAGCGGTTTGACAAATTGCTGTGCCCCTGCGGTCATGATTACATGCACCTCGGCACCGGCCTTGACCAGACCGCTTACCAGATCCAAAGCCCGGTATGCGGCAATACCACCGGTAACTCCAATAACAAAAAACTTACCCGCAAGCATGAGTCACCCCCATTATTTTATCCCCTGCTTGGTTCTCCGGTACGTTATATTTCCCCGGACAACTTCATGCAGCGCCGCAGAAACAGGCTTACCGGAGACCCAGGATTCTTCTTGTTGATCCTGTTGTTGTAGAGCTATTTCCGTTATTTGACGCGCCCGCTTGGCCGATATCACCACAAGGGTATACCGGCTGTCTACCTTATCCATTAAATCATCCAGAGAAGGTCTATTCATGGCCATCGGAGCTTAAACCTCCAGTATTATTATTGTATTTTTAGAATATGCTACTACTGATATTTTAAGTATATACCCAGTGAATAGGATATTATTATGTAGATGTGCTAAACGTTAATAAACCGCTGTTTGCTGTAATCATAACGCACATATATATTTTTGATGCATTTTATCTAATTGATATTTTTAGGACTTGGTTTAGTATTTTTGTAGTAACGAATCAATATCAAAAACCCTGGGGCGGCACCTTTCCGCAGTGATTATAGCACATACCCTTTTAGTAGCAGCAACCAGGTCATCATTAATGACCAAATAATCATATTTGTGCACTTCTTTAATTTCCTTTTCGGCCCATTGCAACCGGTGTTCAATTTCCCCGGCGCTATCCGTGCCCCTGTTTGTCAGGCGCATTTCCAGTTCAGCTCGGGAAGGTGGAATTAAGAATATCAGCACACAATGGGGATACTTACTTTTTACGTTCAGCGCACCTTGGACATCAATTTCCAAAATTACGTCCAGGCCACGGTTGACAGCATCTATAACAGGCTGCTGCGGTGTCCCATAATAATTTCCATATACATTGGCCCATTCCAACAATTGGTCTCCGGCAATCATCGATTTAAATTGTTCCCTGGTCAAAAAATAATAGTCTACGCCATGACGTTCCTCGCCACGAGGATTTCTTGTCGTTGCTGAAATAGAAAGATGCAGATTATCCAATTCTCTAAATAAGCCCTGGCAGACCGTACCTTTGCCAGACCCGGACGGTCCGGATATCACTATCAAATTTCCTTTGGTTTTCATGAACGTGCCCAGTTAATCTTCATCATTTCCAGCAGAACTATCCTTATTGACCAGACGGTGGGCCACCGTTTCAGGCTGCACTGCTGATAATATAACGTGATCACTGTCTGTTATTATTACCGCTCTGGTACGGCGGCCATAGGTAGCATCCACCAGCATACCCCTGTCCCTGGCCTCAGTAATGATTCTCTTAATTGGTGCCGATTCAGGACTTACGATGGCAATTATCCGATTGGCTGAAACAATATTGCCAAATCCAATATTAATTAATTTTATTTCCATTTCCCTGCCTCCCCTATTATTCAATATTTTGGACTTGTTCCCTTATTTTTTCCAATTCACTTTTCACTTCCACAACGGTACGGTTGATAATTAGATCAGAAGATTTTGAGGCGATGGTATTGATTTCCCTGTTCAGCTCCTGTAGTAAAAAATCCAGTTTTCTACCCACCGAAGTGTTTAGCTCCATACAATCCGCCAACTGTGCAAGGTGACTTTTCAGCCGTACAATTTCCTCTGCGATACTGGATCGCTCGGCAAATATCACCACTTCAGTCTCTAGCCGGGCCTGGTCCTGTGGTCCAGCCTCCAGCAGATCGTGCAAACGCTGGCGCAGCCGTTCGCGATATTCCTCCACAACTACCGGAGAACGCCCTGCGATTTCGGTAACAAATGCTGCAATACGTTTTGTCCTTTCCTTGATATCAGCGGCCAGCAATTGTCCCTCATTGATACGCATGTCCATTAATCCGCCCAGGGCCTGTTCCAATGCTTCATTCAGTTGAGGCCACCATTGCTCCATATCCTCTTCGGGCTCTTCTAGAGTAAATACACCTGGCAACTGCAGCAGTTCCGTAACAGTTGCCTCCCCTTTCAATGGCAATTTGTTTTTAAGCTCTTGCACCGCCTGCACATATGAAGCGGCTAGAGACTCATCCACTTTTACCGATACCCTGTTTACGCCGCAGGCGACCACATTTACATATACATCCACCCTGCCGCGGGCAATTTTCTGTTGTATTACCCTCTTGATACGGTCTTCCAAGATATTCATAGACCTGGGCATACGCAGAAAAATTTCACAATAGCGATGGTTTACCGACTTTATTTCAATATTTATTTTTAATATATCCGATATTGTTTCTCCTCGCCCGAACCCTGTCATGCTTTTTATCAATATTCCACCACCCAGACTTGTTTAGTTGTATATATAGTATTGACTCTGGATACTAAAAATAATTTTTCTACCTAAAAAAAGAAATTCCTTTTAAAAAAAAGAAAATCAATGATATTCTTTAATCCTCATGCCAAATATAATATTTTTGCGCATACTGATGTTAAAACCATGTCACCTGGTATAGATTTAAAAAACGCGCCAGGGTATATAACCACGACGCGTTTTGCAAACCGCTAATAGCATGGTGCTTTGTGCTTGGTTATCAAGTATTGTTTTAAATGCTATTGGAGTTCTTTAAGCACCTTTTCAATACGATCCAGCCCCTCACGGATATTATCCATAGAAGTGGCATAGGAAAGGCGGAAACAGTTGTCATCACCAAAGGCCACACCGGGCACTATAGCCACATGTTCTTTTTCCAAAAGCACACCGGCCAGGTCAGAGGCACCTTTTATAGTCATACCGTCATAACTTTTGCCTAACAAAGGCTTTATCTCCGGAAACACATAAAATGCCCCGCCCGGGCGATTGCACTTGACGCCGGGAATAGAGCTCAATCTTTCCACCATGTAATCCCGCCGCTTGACAAATTCGGCAACCATTTGACGCACGGGTTCCTGGGTGCCGCTCAGCGCTTCCAGGCTGGCAGCCTGGGCTATGGAAGTTGGATTGGAGGTGGAGTGACTCTGCAAGTCGGCCATAGCTTTGGCCACCGGCAGCGGCGCGGCAGCGTAGCCAATACGCCAGCCGGTCATGGCATAAGATTTAGAAACCCCGTTAATCACCACTGTTAAGTCCTTCAAGGCCGGACTTAAAGAAGCAATGCTAACATGCCGACCGCCATCATAAATTAATTTCTCATATATTTCATCCGAAATAATGGCTATATTATTTTTTTCCAATATCTCTCCCAGGGCCGCCAGTTCATCTTGAGTATACACCGCACCCGTAGGGTTGCTGGGGCTGTTCAATATAATCAACCGGCTCTTGGGAGTGATGACGCTTTGCAGCTGGGCAGGCGTCAGCTTGAAGTTATTTTCCACTGTGGTAGGTACGATTACCGGTTTTGCACCCGTCAATTTTATTTGCTCCAGGTAGCTAACCCAATAAGGGGCGGGCAAAATTACTTCGTCCCCTTCCTGACATAGTACTTGAAAAGCGTTATACAGCGAATGTTTGGCTCCAGCGGAAACTACTATTTGTCCGGGTTCATACTGTAGGCCGTTATCATCAGCCAGTTTTTTCGCAATGGCCTTACGCAGCGGTTCTATTCCGGCCACCGGGGTGTACTTAGTCATACCATCAGCTATGGCCTTTACTGCGGCCTGCTTAATATTCTCCGGGGTATCGAAATCCGGCTCACCAACACCGAAGTTAATCACCTTGATTCCCCCGGCCATCATTTTTTTGGCCTGAGCATCAATTGAAAGGGTAGGGGAAGGGCTGATATTTTGAGCCCGCTCTGCTAAACGCATTTTTTATCCCGGTTTCTTATACCTGATCTAATATAACAGCAGGTTTTTCACCATCCGACAATGGGCGGTAGCCCTAAATAACTTAAGCTAAGGACCACCTAAGAAACCAGGGTTTCACTCCTCTCATAATAAAATCTTTAGGGACATTTTTTTTAGGGGCAAATATAAACCAGCTACGGTTAAAATTTAACCGGGCCTATATTCTTCTTCAATCGCTCCAGGGCCTCTACCATCCGCTCCCTTTCCACCGTCAGGGCAATGCGGAAAAAGCCTGCGCCATTGTTACCATACCCTGTACCCGGAGTAATAACCACACCAGCTTTATCCAAAACCAACTCGGCAAAGGATTCCGAGGTATGTCCGGCAGGCACCGGTGCCCATACATAAAACGTAGCCTTGGGTTTTTCCAGCTGCCAGCCCATACTGTTCAGAGCATCCACCAGTATATCCCGCCGCTCTTGGTATACTTTTTGCATTTGAAACACGGCGTCCTGAGGTCCGGTAAGACCTTGAATAGCTGCATACTGAATAGCCTGGAACTGGCCTGAATCAATGTTTGACTTGAGCCTGCCCAGCGCATCCACCACTTGGGGATGTCCGGCGGCCCAGCCAATACGCCAACCGGTCATATTATAGGTTTTAGACACGGAGTGGAATTCAATACCAACTTCCTTGGCCCCGGGAAACTGCAAAAAACTAGGCGGCTTGTAGCCGTCATAGGCCATTTCCGAATAGGGAGCATCGTGACAAATTAAAATATTGTACTCCCTGGCAAAGGAGATCACTTCCCGGTAAAACTCATCGCCTGCCACAGCACCGGTAGGATTATTAGGATAATTAATAAACATCATTTTAGCCCGGTTGGCAACATCAGTAGGAATGGCGCTTAAATCGGGCAAAAATCCCTTCTCCGCCGTCAATGGCACATAATAAGGCTCAGCACCGGCCAAAATGGCTCCTCCAGCGTACACCGGGTACCCGGGGTCAGGCACTATAACAACATCACCGGGGTTCAAATAGCAAAAAGATATGTGCGCAATCCCCTCTTTGGAGCCGATAAGCGAAACCACTTCACTGGCAGCGTCAAGTTCTACACCGAAGCGGTTGCTATACCACTGGGCCACTGCCTGGCGGTAAGCCAGCATGCCCACTGAAGAGGGATACTGGTGATTAACCCTGTATTCAGCTTGTTTTTGCAATTCCTCAATAATATAACCCGGGGTGGGCATATCAGGATCGCCAATGCCCAGGCTGATGATATCCACTCCAGCCGCCCGCTTTTCTTCAACTAATTTTTCAATACGAGCAAACAAGTAAGGTGGCAGATTTTTTACTCTTTGTGCCTGTTCAAATTGCAAGTTCAAAACAAGACCCTCCTATTTAGCACAACATTGTTTTGTAATGTAATTAATTTTATATATTGTCTAAAGGTGCTTTGTCTTACCCGATTGGATAATTACCGGTAAAAACCTGCTCGGCAGGGCCGGTCATATAAACATGATTATCTGTCGCCCACTCTATGTCCAGTGCCCCAGCGTACAGGTGTACCCGTACAGTTCTGCCGGTATATCCGTTGAGTACCGCCGCCACTGCAGTGGCACATGCACCGGTGCCGCAGGCCAAAGTGGGACCGGCACCTCGCTCCCAAACCCGCATGCGTACCTCTTTCTCATTTAAAACCTGGACAAACTCCACATTGGTTTTACGTGTAAAGGCCGGATGCGTTTCGACACGCGTTCCCCAATGCTCAAGAGGTACCGCAGCAACATCGGGCACAAATATTACGCAGTGTGGGTTGCCCATGGATACCGCGGTAATATTGAAAACATCATTATCAACCGCCAGGGGCTCATTAATCACCTGACCCGCAGGCCCGGCCATGGGAATCTGTTCTCTTTCCAAGTAAGGTGTACCCATATCCACCCGCACTGCTATAACTGCACCATTTTCCATAACCAGTTCGGGCACCATAATACCGGCCCCTGTTTCCACGGCCATTTTAGTTTTGCGCACCAGCCCCTGCTCATATGCAAATTTAGCCACGCAGCGAATAGCGTTGCCGCACATTTCTGCCTCGCTGCCGTCGGAATTAATTATCTGCATCGCAATGTCGGCTTCTTTACCAGGCTCTATCAGAACCAATCCGTCCGCGCCCACTCCGAAATTACGGTGGCAAACCTTAATGGCCAGCCCGGCCAGATCACCGGGCAAGTTCTTTTCCTCGTTCTTGTTAACTAAAACAAAATCGTTACCTAATCCATGTACTTTAGTAAAAAGCAAAACAATATTTCCTCCTCCGACCTTTTTCTCCCGTTTATTTTATACTATACTTCCCTACCAGTCTAATCTTTCCTGCCGATAATTTTTCATGTATACAGGATATCTTTTGAACATAAGTCGTATCGCTGCAAATAAGCGAGCATCGCAAAAAGCCGAGCCAACGCAAAAATTCAAAGTAGGTCTCATACAACTTTTCGAATAGACTCTAAAAAAAGCCCTTGAAGTTATTGTTAAACTTCAAGGGCTTGGTGCTTTGGGTGCCAGTGTTGAATATTGAAAGATGGTTAGATAGAAACTTGGAAACAAAGTTAAACCTTTATATAAGTCACCTTTTCCCGCAAGCGGCCACTCAACTGAACCTGGATGATACCGGCCAGGGTTGGCAATAGAGCTACGCCAACAACAGTCAGCCATTGGTGCAAGCTAAGTGGCACCGTGTGGAAAATCGGCTGTAAAAATGGCAGATAATTAACGCCCATTTGCAGAGTAGTGGAAATAAGCACCGCCCATACCAGGTGCGGGTTGGACATTACCCCAAGCTCCCGAATGGTTAGATGTTCCGACCGGCAAGAGAATACAAAAAACAGCTGTAAGAAAACCAGTGTGTTAAACGCCATAGTGCGGGCCAAATCCAGGTTATGCCCATCAGCGTAAGCCAGGCCGAATACCACCAGGGTCAACACCGCTATAACCATGCCGCTGCTGACAATGCGCCGGCCAAGCGCGTGGGAAAATATACTTTCCTGTGGGTCCCGGGGCGGTCGGCGCATAATATCACGGTCGATGGGATCAAGCCCCAGCGCCATGGCCGGCAAACCATCGGTGACCAGGTTCATCCACAGTATTTGAATGGGCAACAAGGGTAATGGCATTCCTCCCAGCACAGCCAGAAACATGACCAATACTTCCCCCACATTGCAGGAAAGCAGGTAACGGATAAATTTACGGATATTGTCGTAAATTCCCCTGCCTTCTTCCACCGCCGCCACAATGGAAGTGAAATTATCATCTGTTAACACCATAGCCGACGCTTCTCTGGTAACGTCGGTACCCGTTATGCCCATGGCAATACCAATGTCCGCTTCTTTGATGGCAGGGGCATCATTAACCCCATCACCGGTCATGGCTACCACATGCCCGTTGTGCTTTAATGCCCTGACAATCCTAAGTTTATGTCTTGGCGAAACCCGGGCATAAACACATACATCATCAGCTACACTGGCCAGTTCCTCGTCACTCATTTGCTCCAATTGTTCTCCAGTGAGCACCTTGCTGTCACGACCCGCAATACCCATTTCCCTGGCCACCGCCTGTGCGGTCAACTGATGATCACCGGTAATCATGGCCACCCGGATACCCGCCCGCCGGCAGGTGCGCACCGCGCTGATGGCCGACGGCCGTGGTGGATCGATCATCCCAGCCAACCCTACAAAAACCAATTTACGCTCAATTTCTTCAGCATCAAGCTGCTCGATACTGATCCCGGACGGTAGTTCGCGGTAAGCCAGTCCCAGCACCCGCAGTGCGCCATCTGCCATAGAGGAGTTAGCCTCCAAAACAGCATTCCGGGTACGGGTATCCAGCGGCACCGCATGTCCATCCCGTAAATAATGGGTGCACAATTTCAGCACAATATCTGGTGCCCCTTTGACCAGAGCCTCAGTTTTCCCACCTTCTCGATAGATGACCGTCATACGCTTGCGTTCCGAATCAAAGGGTATTTCAGCCAGGCGACGCGCTTTTTTTTCCAAACGTTCCCGCCAAGAACCGGCCTTGGCCGCCAGCACAAGCAGCGCCCCCTCGGTGGGATCTCCCTCAACATGCCATGATGTATCTTTACCCTTCCCTAACTTTCTAAACAAACCGCCAACGGAAATATTATCTTTATACAGGGTAGCATTATTGCATAAAGCCGCCACGCTCATTAATTTATCGAAGTCCGGCCCATCAGACCCGGTTTCACCTGAAAATTTACCTTTAGGATCATAACCTTCCCCGCTAACTTCCAATTCACCGCTGGCAAGGTACACACGGCGCACGGTCATTTCGTTTTTCGTCAAGGTACCGGTCTTGTCGGAGCAAATAAATGTAGCACAGCCCAGGGTTTCAACGGCGGGCAGACGCCTAATAATGGCATGCCTTCTAATCATCCGCTGCACCCCGATGGCCAAAGCTACAGTTACAATGGCGGGCAAACCCTCGGGGATAGCCGCCACTGCCAGGCTGACACCGGTAAGGAACATTTGGTAAACCGCTTCACCTCGCAGTACACCAACCACGACCACCATGGCACATACGGCCAGGCAAAAAAACACCAGCCCGCGGCCCAGTTGAGCTAATCTTTTTTGCAGCGGCGTGGGCTCCTGTTCAGCTTCCTGAA from Desulfoscipio gibsoniae DSM 7213 encodes:
- a CDS encoding calcium-transporting P-type ATPase, PMR1-type → MPEIWQTLSAEETALRLEVDTVRGLTDGEAHSRMERVGPNVLERGPDMAMWQMFLNQFKDFMVLVLLAATAISGFLGEWSDAVTISIIVLLNAILGVVQEYRAERSMEALRELASPEARVIRNRMERKIPAAELMPGDIVLLEAGDRVPADIRLIQTMDLEAVEAVLTGESTPVRKHTRPLENAAGPADAGNMVFMGTALTRGRGKGIVVATGMASEMGQIAGMIQEAEQEPTPLQKRLAQLGRGLVFFCLAVCAMVVVVGVLRGEAVYQMFLTGVSLAVAAIPEGLPAIVTVALAIGVQRMIRRHAIIRRLPAVETLGCATFICSDKTGTLTKNEMTVRRVYLASGELEVSGEGYDPKGKFSGETGSDGPDFDKLMSVAALCNNATLYKDNISVGGLFRKLGKGKDTSWHVEGDPTEGALLVLAAKAGSWRERLEKKARRLAEIPFDSERKRMTVIYREGGKTEALVKGAPDIVLKLCTHYLRDGHAVPLDTRTRNAVLEANSSMADGALRVLGLAYRELPSGISIEQLDAEEIERKLVFVGLAGMIDPPRPSAISAVRTCRRAGIRVAMITGDHQLTAQAVAREMGIAGRDSKVLTGEQLEQMSDEELASVADDVCVYARVSPRHKLRIVRALKHNGHVVAMTGDGVNDAPAIKEADIGIAMGITGTDVTREASAMVLTDDNFTSIVAAVEEGRGIYDNIRKFIRYLLSCNVGEVLVMFLAVLGGMPLPLLPIQILWMNLVTDGLPAMALGLDPIDRDIMRRPPRDPQESIFSHALGRRIVSSGMVIAVLTLVVFGLAYADGHNLDLARTMAFNTLVFLQLFFVFSCRSEHLTIRELGVMSNPHLVWAVLISTTLQMGVNYLPFLQPIFHTVPLSLHQWLTVVGVALLPTLAGIIQVQLSGRLREKVTYIKV
- the dapF gene encoding diaminopimelate epimerase: MLFTKVHGLGNDFVLVNKNEEKNLPGDLAGLAIKVCHRNFGVGADGLVLIEPGKEADIAMQIINSDGSEAEMCGNAIRCVAKFAYEQGLVRKTKMAVETGAGIMVPELVMENGAVIAVRVDMGTPYLEREQIPMAGPAGQVINEPLAVDNDVFNITAVSMGNPHCVIFVPDVAAVPLEHWGTRVETHPAFTRKTNVEFVQVLNEKEVRMRVWERGAGPTLACGTGACATAVAAVLNGYTGRTVRVHLYAGALDIEWATDNHVYMTGPAEQVFTGNYPIG